A region of the Candidatus Neomarinimicrobiota bacterium genome:
AATACTGAAGGCTGATCACAGAAACGTGAATCATGAAGCGTGAACTTGAAACTTTGAACATTTAACTTTGAATTCGAAACTTGCCTTCCCATGCGCATCCTTGTACTCTGCACCGGCAATTCTTGCCGCTCACAGATGGCCGCGGCCACCCTCCGTCGGCTGCAGCCCGATTGGGAGGTGACCTCCGCCGGCACCTTCCCGCTTGACCAGGTCCATCCCCTGGCGGTGCGGGTCATGGCCGAGGTAGGGCTG
Encoded here:
- a CDS encoding arsenate reductase ArsC, producing the protein MRILVLCTGNSCRSQMAAATLRRLQPDWEVTSAGTFPLDQVHPLAVRVMAEVGL